In one Zobellia galactanivorans genomic region, the following are encoded:
- the dcm gene encoding DNA (cytosine-5-)-methyltransferase translates to MSKLKAIELFAGVGGFRLGLEKTGQYEVVWSNQWEPSTKTQHASIVYEARFGKANHCNKDIAEVPTDAIPDADLLVGGFPCQDYSVATTLQNSKGLIGKKGVLWWSIHRILSEKKNPPKYLFLENVDRLLKSPSAQRGRDFAIMLKSLDDLGYAVEWRVINAADYGMPQRRRRIFFLGYHKSTPLYNALKKSDAADWVHTSGTMPAAFPVQQTVQKPTSFEIEGDLVHISENFNLGEGLSPFQNSGVFIDGKVFTVKTAPSYDGKRTVLGDVLQNGEVTEAFFIPEEDYPKWEYLKGAKKEVRTAKSGFTYNYSEGGMIFPDALDNASRTIITGEGGKSPSRFKHVVQTKKGLRRLTPIELERLNMFPDNHTLLEGISDTKRAFFMGNALVVGVVEKIAEALADKIEV, encoded by the coding sequence ATGAGCAAACTCAAGGCAATAGAACTTTTTGCAGGGGTCGGGGGATTCCGCCTCGGACTCGAAAAAACCGGACAATACGAGGTGGTCTGGAGCAACCAATGGGAACCTTCTACAAAAACGCAACATGCCTCTATCGTTTATGAGGCCCGCTTCGGTAAGGCGAACCATTGCAACAAAGATATAGCCGAAGTACCTACCGACGCCATTCCCGATGCCGACCTTTTGGTAGGTGGTTTTCCCTGCCAAGATTACTCGGTAGCGACCACTTTACAAAATTCTAAAGGGCTGATCGGTAAAAAAGGGGTCCTCTGGTGGAGCATACACCGCATATTGTCTGAAAAGAAAAACCCACCCAAGTACTTATTTCTTGAAAATGTAGACCGCCTGTTAAAATCACCTTCCGCCCAACGTGGCCGTGATTTTGCCATTATGTTGAAAAGTTTGGACGACCTGGGCTATGCCGTCGAATGGCGCGTGATAAACGCTGCGGATTATGGTATGCCCCAACGCCGTAGACGTATTTTTTTCTTGGGCTACCACAAATCAACCCCCCTTTATAATGCCCTCAAAAAATCGGATGCCGCCGATTGGGTACATACATCGGGAACGATGCCTGCTGCTTTTCCCGTTCAACAAACGGTACAAAAGCCCACTTCCTTCGAAATCGAGGGAGATTTGGTACATATTTCGGAGAATTTTAATTTGGGAGAAGGACTTTCCCCTTTTCAAAACTCTGGGGTATTTATCGACGGAAAGGTCTTTACCGTAAAAACGGCACCTAGCTACGATGGCAAACGTACCGTTTTGGGCGATGTGCTTCAAAACGGGGAAGTCACCGAAGCCTTTTTCATTCCCGAAGAGGACTATCCTAAATGGGAATACTTAAAAGGGGCCAAAAAGGAAGTACGAACGGCCAAATCAGGTTTTACTTATAACTACAGCGAAGGGGGAATGATATTTCCCGATGCATTGGACAATGCTTCAAGGACGATCATTACCGGAGAGGGCGGAAAATCGCCTTCTCGTTTCAAGCATGTGGTACAGACCAAAAAGGGATTGAGACGCTTAACGCCCATAGAACTCGAACGCCTGAATATGTTTCCTGACAATCACACCCTTTTAGAGGGCATAAGCGATACCAAACGGGCTTTTTTTATGGGCAATGCCCTGGTTGTCGGCGTTGTTGAAAAAATAGCCGAAGCCCTAGCGGATAAAATTGAAGTTTAA
- the tssD gene encoding type VI secretion system tube protein TssD: MSFLAKLFINSRIINVLDTNIQFYQQVDSDNFKPASLPMGGVFSLTIEADGATDLLGLALSPDTMCEGYIRFYKRGGMAKLVDYEFFDTYIVNYRRNYDGTCGKVTTDQYVFSPGILRIGDMVFEKWWKLSDLAIKDEQVQIAEPKTVPTIKDYYITDKDGNRIEKSRIGETITLNIITQDMIGETMTIGLNDPTVDFMYKGVVLENDTLKDLTISKNKEKIELEVVRQKLK; encoded by the coding sequence ATGAGTTTTCTTGCTAAACTATTTATCAACAGTCGGATAATTAATGTATTGGATACGAATATACAGTTTTACCAACAAGTTGATTCCGATAATTTTAAACCTGCATCCTTGCCAATGGGAGGGGTATTCAGCCTTACGATAGAAGCTGACGGCGCCACAGATCTCTTAGGTCTTGCCCTTTCACCCGACACCATGTGTGAGGGGTATATACGTTTTTACAAAAGGGGTGGTATGGCCAAGTTGGTGGATTATGAATTTTTTGACACGTATATAGTAAACTATCGACGAAATTATGATGGAACTTGCGGTAAGGTTACCACTGATCAATATGTTTTTTCTCCTGGAATCCTGCGTATTGGAGATATGGTCTTCGAAAAATGGTGGAAATTATCTGATTTGGCAATAAAAGACGAGCAGGTTCAAATTGCCGAACCAAAGACGGTACCCACCATTAAAGATTACTATATAACGGATAAAGATGGTAATCGCATAGAGAAGTCAAGGATAGGGGAAACGATTACCTTGAATATAATTACCCAAGATATGATTGGGGAAACCATGACGATTGGTTTGAACGACCCTACTGTAGATTTTATGTATAAAGGAGTGGTTTTAGAGAACGATACATTAAAAGATTTGACCATTTCAAAAAATAAAGAAAAAATCGAATTGGAAGTAGTAAGACAAAAGCTAAAGTAA
- a CDS encoding outer membrane protein assembly factor BamB family protein, whose translation MSLKKLVLPVLCTVLGSVLFSCRSDTEKGQAHKAYTTWSSYLGDPGRSHYTTLSQINKENVKDLKVAWTYEAKDWGQMQMNPLVVDSILYGVTAALRVVALNAETGKEIWQFGDSIQVWHSTSRGVSYWEEGDDKRILCTRGPHLYALDALTGKPVPTFGDKGKIDLRSGMPESAREKFVISNTPGSIFKNLIVMPLRLSEGAGAAPGNLMAFNVITGAVEWVFHTIPHPGEEGYDTWEENAYRSDEVGAANNWAGMAVDKELEIIYAPIGSAAPDFYGGARKGSNLYSDCLLALDANTGQRLWHFQFTHHDLWDRDPPAPPNLLTVEREGKKIAAVAQVTKQGYVYVFDRKTGEPLFDIEEVPVPASTLKGEEAWPSQPIPVKPKPFARQSTDITENNVSPYAENPDSLRAILRKLDKRIYAPPSLEPTLLLPGYDGAAEWGGTAADPEEGIIYVNSNEMPWIMQMGLNDTKLETLPLGEATYTQYCVSCHQEDRKGLAASGFPSLVDIELRKSADEVASIITHGKGMMTGFPQLMPKEKDALIRFLFNQEIKHNLAENTNAEKGYRTPYKHMGYNKFLDKNGLPALNPPWGSMHAIDLNTGEYIWSIALGESPELLKKGITGTGTENYGGPVVTENGLLFIAATRDGYFRVFDKHTGVKLWEYQLPAPAFATPAMYEVNGKQFIALACGGEKLGTKKGNTIIAFALE comes from the coding sequence ATGTCTTTAAAAAAATTAGTTTTACCCGTGTTGTGCACTGTTTTGGGAAGCGTGCTTTTCAGTTGTCGATCAGACACCGAAAAAGGGCAGGCCCATAAGGCCTATACGACTTGGTCGTCGTATCTGGGCGACCCGGGTCGTAGCCACTACACTACGCTATCCCAAATAAACAAGGAAAATGTCAAAGACCTAAAAGTGGCCTGGACCTATGAAGCCAAGGATTGGGGCCAGATGCAGATGAACCCCTTGGTCGTAGACAGTATCTTGTACGGGGTTACCGCAGCGCTACGGGTAGTGGCCCTAAATGCCGAAACAGGCAAGGAAATTTGGCAGTTTGGCGATTCCATACAAGTGTGGCACTCTACCAGCAGGGGGGTGTCGTATTGGGAAGAGGGCGATGACAAACGGATCCTTTGTACCCGCGGACCCCATCTCTATGCCTTGGATGCCCTTACGGGAAAGCCCGTACCCACTTTTGGCGATAAGGGCAAAATCGACCTGCGTTCGGGAATGCCCGAAAGCGCACGGGAAAAGTTTGTAATATCCAACACCCCCGGAAGCATCTTCAAAAACCTTATTGTAATGCCGCTTCGGCTCTCCGAAGGCGCTGGGGCCGCTCCGGGAAACCTTATGGCCTTCAACGTAATTACAGGGGCCGTGGAATGGGTTTTCCATACCATTCCGCATCCTGGGGAGGAAGGCTATGATACTTGGGAAGAAAACGCCTATCGAAGCGACGAGGTCGGTGCGGCAAATAATTGGGCCGGTATGGCCGTAGACAAGGAACTCGAAATTATCTATGCCCCTATAGGTTCCGCCGCCCCCGATTTTTACGGGGGAGCCCGCAAAGGAAGTAACCTCTATTCCGACTGCCTGCTCGCCTTGGATGCAAATACGGGCCAAAGGCTATGGCACTTTCAATTTACCCATCACGACCTCTGGGACCGCGACCCCCCTGCCCCGCCCAATCTTTTAACGGTAGAGCGGGAAGGGAAAAAAATTGCCGCCGTCGCCCAAGTGACCAAACAAGGCTATGTGTACGTATTTGACCGAAAAACGGGCGAACCCCTTTTTGATATCGAAGAAGTGCCTGTACCGGCCTCCACTTTGAAAGGAGAAGAAGCATGGCCTAGCCAACCCATACCCGTAAAACCAAAACCCTTTGCACGACAATCTACCGACATCACCGAAAACAATGTGAGTCCCTATGCCGAAAACCCCGATTCGCTCAGGGCCATTTTACGGAAACTGGACAAGCGCATCTATGCCCCGCCAAGTTTGGAGCCCACCTTGCTCTTGCCCGGTTACGACGGAGCGGCGGAATGGGGCGGAACGGCGGCAGACCCCGAAGAAGGGATTATTTACGTGAATTCAAACGAGATGCCCTGGATCATGCAAATGGGCCTAAACGACACCAAGCTAGAAACCCTGCCCTTGGGCGAGGCTACCTATACCCAATATTGCGTAAGCTGCCATCAAGAAGATAGAAAGGGACTGGCCGCGAGCGGATTTCCTTCATTGGTAGATATTGAACTCCGTAAATCGGCAGATGAGGTTGCTTCGATTATTACCCATGGTAAAGGTATGATGACGGGTTTTCCCCAATTGATGCCAAAGGAAAAAGACGCCCTTATCCGTTTTTTGTTCAACCAGGAAATCAAACATAACCTTGCGGAAAACACGAATGCCGAAAAAGGATACCGCACGCCCTACAAACATATGGGCTACAACAAATTTTTGGATAAAAACGGCCTGCCGGCCCTAAATCCCCCATGGGGAAGCATGCACGCCATCGATTTAAATACCGGAGAGTATATATGGTCCATTGCCTTAGGCGAATCTCCCGAACTCCTAAAAAAAGGCATCACCGGGACAGGGACCGAGAACTACGGCGGGCCCGTGGTTACGGAAAACGGACTCCTATTTATAGCCGCTACGCGCGATGGTTATTTTAGGGTTTTCGACAAACATACGGGCGTCAAGTTATGGGAATACCAACTGCCCGCCCCGGCCTTTGCCACCCCGGCGATGTACGAAGTAAACGGAAAACAATTTATTGCCCTGGCCTGTGGGGGCGAAAAATTGGGAACGAAAAAGGGAAATACGATCATCGCTTTTGCCTTGGAGTAA
- a CDS encoding glycoside hydrolase family 95 protein: protein MIKPFAYSLKIASVLPVLFSLVSVNLLSSQSAHTLWFDRPAEHFEETLVLGNGKAGASIFGGVATDSIYLNDATLWSGEPVDPYMNPEAYKNLPAIREALKNENYKLADSLQSKLQGSFSQSYMPLGTVYLNFEHKNQPQSYHRQLELEKALSTVTYKVDGVTFTREYFISHADQAMVIRLKSSKKGALNFNIGFNSLLKYELATNGPTLEVNGYAPYHVEPSYRGKMPNPVQFDPNRGTRFTSLFRIKHTDGKLIGTDNTVALKDATEAVVYVSIATSFNGFDKNPATEGLDHKAMASSQLSKASSKPFDALFEAHLKDHQKYFNRVHLDLGKSTAEDLPTDERLKRYAKGEEDKNLEVLYFQYGRYLLISSSRTPNVPANLQGIWNPYIRPPWSSNYTLNINAEENYWLAENANLSEMHQPMLGFIENIAQTGKITAKTFYGAGGWAACHNSDIWAMSNPVGDFGQGGINWANWNMGGTWLSSHLWEHYTFSQDLDFLKNRAYPLLKGAAEFCLEWLVEDKDGNLVTSPGTSPENKFITPDGYQGATLYGSTSDLAMIRECFQQTIAASETLKTDAAFRTQLEKALAKLYPYQVGKKGNLQEWYHDWEDVDPKHRHQSHLYGLYPGHHISPEKTPELADATRTTLNIKGDETTGWSKGWRINLWARLLDGNRAYKQYRELLRYVAPDGVRASYEKGGGTYPNLFDAHPPFQIDGNFGGAAAVVEMLVQSTLQEIRLLPALPDVWANGSVEGLKARGNFEVAITWNNKVPTQVKIHSVTGGSTVLKHGTKQKKLTLKPNETVEFNW from the coding sequence TGGTTCTGGGCAACGGAAAGGCCGGTGCTTCTATCTTTGGAGGTGTTGCCACAGATTCCATTTATTTGAACGATGCCACCCTGTGGAGCGGCGAACCCGTAGACCCGTATATGAATCCGGAAGCGTACAAAAACCTTCCCGCCATTCGCGAGGCCCTAAAAAACGAGAATTACAAACTGGCAGATTCCTTGCAAAGCAAATTACAGGGGAGTTTCTCACAATCATACATGCCCTTGGGTACGGTATACCTCAATTTTGAACACAAAAACCAGCCCCAATCCTATCACCGCCAGCTTGAACTCGAAAAAGCACTGTCTACGGTGACCTACAAGGTCGATGGCGTCACTTTTACGCGCGAATACTTTATTTCACATGCCGACCAAGCCATGGTCATTCGGCTAAAGAGCAGTAAAAAAGGGGCCCTTAATTTTAATATCGGATTCAACAGTTTGCTCAAATATGAGCTTGCCACCAATGGCCCTACCTTAGAAGTGAACGGCTATGCCCCCTATCACGTAGAGCCCAGTTATCGCGGAAAAATGCCCAATCCGGTGCAATTTGACCCGAATAGGGGCACGCGTTTTACCTCACTCTTCAGAATAAAGCACACTGATGGAAAACTCATCGGCACGGACAATACGGTAGCCCTAAAAGACGCCACCGAAGCTGTTGTTTATGTTTCCATAGCCACGAGTTTTAACGGATTTGACAAAAACCCGGCCACCGAAGGTCTCGACCATAAAGCAATGGCAAGTTCACAACTCTCCAAAGCTAGTTCAAAGCCCTTTGACGCCTTGTTTGAAGCCCACCTGAAAGACCATCAAAAATACTTTAACCGGGTGCATTTAGACCTTGGAAAAAGCACTGCGGAAGACTTGCCTACCGACGAGCGCCTAAAACGCTACGCAAAAGGGGAGGAAGACAAAAATCTTGAAGTGCTCTATTTTCAATATGGACGGTATTTGTTGATTTCCAGCTCTAGAACACCGAATGTACCTGCCAATTTACAAGGGATTTGGAACCCCTACATCAGACCGCCATGGAGCAGTAACTACACCCTCAATATCAATGCCGAGGAAAACTATTGGTTGGCCGAAAATGCCAATCTTTCCGAAATGCACCAGCCTATGCTGGGCTTTATAGAAAATATAGCCCAAACAGGGAAAATTACCGCGAAGACCTTTTACGGTGCCGGTGGATGGGCCGCATGCCATAATTCGGATATTTGGGCGATGAGCAACCCTGTGGGCGATTTTGGTCAAGGCGGAATCAACTGGGCCAATTGGAATATGGGCGGAACATGGTTAAGCTCGCATTTATGGGAACACTACACTTTTTCCCAAGACTTGGATTTTCTAAAAAACAGAGCTTATCCCCTCCTGAAGGGAGCTGCTGAATTTTGTTTGGAGTGGCTCGTAGAAGATAAAGATGGAAACTTGGTGACTTCGCCCGGAACATCACCAGAAAATAAGTTCATCACCCCAGACGGATATCAAGGCGCTACCTTGTACGGTTCCACATCGGACCTTGCCATGATCAGGGAATGCTTTCAACAGACCATAGCCGCCTCTGAAACCTTAAAAACCGACGCAGCGTTCAGGACCCAGCTGGAAAAGGCCCTGGCCAAGCTCTATCCCTATCAAGTGGGAAAAAAAGGTAATTTACAGGAATGGTACCACGATTGGGAAGACGTAGACCCCAAGCATCGCCATCAATCACACTTGTACGGCCTTTACCCAGGGCATCATATCAGTCCGGAAAAAACTCCCGAATTAGCGGATGCTACAAGGACCACTTTGAACATTAAGGGCGACGAAACTACGGGGTGGTCAAAAGGATGGCGTATTAATCTTTGGGCCCGCTTGCTCGACGGAAACCGTGCATACAAACAATATCGTGAGCTGCTACGTTATGTGGCCCCAGATGGTGTAAGGGCTTCCTATGAAAAAGGAGGCGGAACTTATCCGAACCTGTTTGATGCACACCCCCCTTTCCAAATCGACGGGAATTTTGGTGGTGCCGCTGCTGTAGTGGAAATGTTGGTACAGTCCACTTTGCAAGAGATTCGCCTTTTACCCGCTTTGCCCGATGTTTGGGCCAATGGTTCCGTCGAGGGCTTGAAAGCGCGTGGAAATTTTGAAGTGGCCATTACTTGGAACAACAAAGTGCCTACCCAGGTAAAAATACATTCCGTTACCGGAGGGTCTACTGTTTTAAAGCACGGCACAAAGCAGAAGAAACTTACTTTAAAACCCAATGAAACCGTAGAATTCAATTGGTAA
- a CDS encoding zinc metalloprotease: MGKNSFKLEVMGQTKTLDVIVNDIRFFAILERPDDYSGEFGFDWMRSDYKNSCADYDKLKNEYTPTEIEGEEYFVPWLSMFPNQEGVKLKLVLIEPENHTNIGTPTEDDIIKFKAKSGIRFEPEQMTLQDTKDNDVITVFCDQPLTNDVSIDILNRDDEIVGKLNVYKNAHHKKLHFNITPVRVLRKGIAANDAKTIEDTIDGVNGFGNKNSNIEGDLQNLETYLNKRSLNQALLQCTIGKVYDIVIDENKWIADDLILDEGCIFKGDAVLDKLFEEFQKQHPNKANKKDMVVFLNPLKKEDAGGEGNLRDVDARQLAIYLSNLNSLTTFAHEIAHVAGLEHSFKGSDDVPETDIHAMNEYIIAVDNQMNSMLANNDPKNEISELWRYYQEDYAKYRGYLNSHYRNPYKFDKKSTENLMDYSDDRISFWKFQWKVLQEEVLKFYANP; this comes from the coding sequence ATGGGAAAGAATTCGTTTAAGCTAGAAGTAATGGGCCAAACCAAAACTTTGGACGTTATAGTGAATGATATAAGATTCTTTGCGATCTTAGAAAGACCGGATGACTATTCTGGAGAATTTGGTTTTGATTGGATGCGTTCAGATTATAAAAATAGTTGCGCCGATTATGATAAGTTGAAGAATGAATATACGCCTACTGAAATTGAGGGCGAGGAATATTTCGTGCCTTGGTTGAGTATGTTTCCCAATCAAGAAGGTGTTAAGCTTAAACTTGTTCTGATCGAACCGGAAAACCATACTAACATAGGTACGCCTACAGAAGACGATATTATAAAGTTCAAGGCAAAAAGTGGTATCCGATTTGAGCCTGAACAAATGACCTTACAGGATACCAAAGATAACGATGTTATCACTGTCTTTTGTGATCAGCCCTTAACTAATGACGTAAGTATAGACATTTTAAACAGGGATGATGAAATTGTTGGTAAATTGAATGTTTATAAAAATGCGCACCATAAAAAATTGCATTTTAATATTACTCCAGTGCGTGTATTAAGAAAAGGAATAGCTGCTAACGACGCCAAAACTATAGAGGACACAATAGATGGTGTAAATGGCTTTGGGAATAAGAATAGTAACATAGAAGGCGATTTACAAAATTTGGAAACATATCTAAACAAGCGATCGTTGAACCAAGCCCTATTACAATGTACCATTGGCAAAGTTTATGATATAGTCATCGATGAAAATAAATGGATAGCCGATGACCTTATTTTAGATGAAGGGTGCATATTTAAAGGAGATGCTGTTCTTGATAAATTGTTTGAAGAATTTCAAAAACAACACCCTAATAAAGCGAACAAAAAGGATATGGTCGTTTTCTTAAATCCATTAAAAAAAGAAGATGCAGGCGGAGAAGGCAATTTAAGGGATGTGGATGCCAGACAGCTGGCTATTTATCTCTCAAATTTAAATTCTCTTACTACTTTTGCGCATGAAATTGCCCACGTTGCTGGCTTAGAGCATTCTTTTAAAGGGAGTGATGATGTTCCTGAAACTGATATTCATGCAATGAATGAATACATTATAGCTGTTGATAATCAAATGAATTCTATGTTAGCAAACAACGATCCTAAAAATGAAATATCGGAGCTATGGCGATATTATCAGGAAGATTATGCTAAGTATCGAGGCTATTTAAATTCGCACTATCGAAACCCTTATAAATTTGATAAGAAAAGTACTGAAAATCTGATGGACTATTCAGATGACCGTATAAGCTTTTGGAAGTTTCAATGGAAGGTATTGCAGGAAGAAGTCTTAAAGTTTTACGCTAATCCATAA
- a CDS encoding C40 family peptidase, translating to MKGYKIGGLIIGFLVLFLVSCTEKSKKEAKLLKTISEIREEYAPDKRTALFDVHVFTDTEKYILKGESNLPEAIGKLRATLKAENITYTDAIEILPSKELGKKTWAVVNISVANLRSKPKHSAELATQATLGTPVKVFKKDDDWYYIQTPDKYLSWVDAGGIVLMDKSQAENWKSKDKLIYTATAGYSYQDAEEGQRVSDLVAGDILEMIGETEEFFEVQYPDGRKAFVSKEESEPYQSWLEKLEPTQESLVATSKTLMGVPYLWGGTSTKGMDCSGFTKTIFFLNGMVIPRDASQQVHTGKAVDSVKNFDKLQKGDLLFFGKKATDSSPEKVVHVGMWIGNNEFIHASEMVRISSMDKNADNYDEFNHDRYLRSKRILKENDDALISLVKNPVFKD from the coding sequence ATGAAGGGATATAAGATAGGTGGTTTGATCATTGGTTTTTTAGTATTGTTTTTGGTTTCCTGTACCGAAAAAAGCAAGAAGGAAGCCAAACTTTTAAAGACCATTTCCGAAATACGGGAGGAATATGCACCGGATAAAAGAACCGCACTTTTTGATGTACACGTTTTTACCGATACCGAAAAATATATATTAAAAGGGGAAAGCAACCTGCCGGAAGCTATAGGGAAATTAAGGGCCACCTTAAAGGCAGAAAACATTACCTATACCGATGCCATAGAAATATTGCCTTCAAAGGAACTCGGGAAAAAGACATGGGCCGTTGTCAATATCTCGGTGGCCAATCTTAGGAGCAAGCCCAAACATTCTGCAGAATTGGCCACACAGGCTACCTTGGGTACCCCGGTAAAGGTTTTTAAGAAAGACGATGACTGGTATTATATTCAAACTCCCGATAAATATCTGTCTTGGGTCGATGCAGGGGGAATTGTTTTGATGGATAAAAGCCAGGCTGAAAACTGGAAAAGCAAGGACAAACTTATTTATACCGCAACGGCAGGATATTCGTATCAGGATGCCGAGGAGGGACAACGGGTTTCCGACTTGGTTGCCGGTGATATTTTGGAAATGATAGGGGAGACCGAAGAATTTTTTGAAGTGCAATATCCCGATGGAAGAAAAGCTTTTGTAAGCAAAGAAGAATCGGAACCGTACCAAAGCTGGTTGGAAAAGTTGGAACCTACCCAAGAAAGCCTTGTCGCCACCTCAAAAACCCTAATGGGGGTGCCGTATTTATGGGGAGGGACCTCGACTAAGGGAATGGACTGTAGCGGTTTTACCAAAACTATCTTTTTCCTTAACGGAATGGTCATTCCCAGAGATGCTTCACAGCAGGTACATACAGGTAAAGCCGTTGATTCTGTAAAGAATTTTGATAAGCTACAAAAAGGCGATTTGTTGTTCTTTGGAAAAAAAGCAACGGATTCGTCCCCTGAAAAAGTAGTACATGTAGGTATGTGGATCGGCAATAATGAATTTATTCACGCCTCGGAGATGGTACGCATTAGCAGTATGGATAAAAATGCCGATAACTATGACGAGTTCAACCACGACCGTTATCTACGCTCAAAACGCATCTTAAAGGAAAATGATGATGCCTTAATTAGTTTGGTTAAAAACCCTGTTTTTAAGGATTAA
- a CDS encoding fructosamine kinase family protein, whose amino-acid sequence MDKHLKEHIAYLLCVNIDRIQSVSGGDISEAYLLETETERFFCKINHGKNGYELFKAEKLGLEAIAQSKTIGVPKILLCESLEKGGFLVMDYIEPKRPTETDFELLGHQLAALHHHTTQNEFGFSTDNFIGNLIQSNSNHMQWGEFYVQERLMPQLQLAKEMGKLNDGEIPTEDKLLQSCQNLFPNAKPSLLHGDLWSGNYLISQNGTPYLIDPAVYYGHHEVDLAMTRLFGGFGPSFYSAYQEHFRPVGHENERNDLYQLYYLLVHLNLFGSSYKASVTQILQRYFK is encoded by the coding sequence GTGGATAAGCACCTAAAGGAACATATCGCGTATTTGCTCTGTGTGAATATTGACCGGATTCAATCCGTTTCCGGAGGTGATATTTCAGAGGCCTATCTCCTAGAAACCGAAACGGAGCGTTTCTTTTGTAAAATCAATCATGGGAAAAACGGTTATGAGCTGTTCAAGGCCGAAAAATTGGGCTTGGAGGCTATTGCCCAATCCAAAACCATAGGCGTACCGAAGATTCTACTCTGTGAGTCCCTTGAAAAAGGCGGGTTTTTGGTAATGGACTATATCGAACCCAAACGCCCCACAGAAACCGACTTTGAACTTTTGGGCCATCAACTGGCGGCCCTACATCACCATACGACCCAAAACGAATTTGGATTTTCTACCGACAACTTTATCGGCAACCTCATCCAATCTAATTCAAACCACATGCAATGGGGCGAATTTTATGTGCAGGAACGACTTATGCCCCAATTGCAACTGGCAAAAGAAATGGGTAAGCTAAATGATGGCGAAATCCCTACGGAAGACAAGCTGCTACAATCTTGTCAAAATCTATTTCCAAACGCAAAACCTTCTTTGCTACATGGTGATTTATGGAGCGGAAATTACTTGATCTCACAAAACGGAACTCCCTATTTAATAGATCCGGCGGTGTATTACGGCCATCACGAAGTAGATTTGGCCATGACCCGGCTCTTTGGAGGTTTTGGCCCTTCTTTCTATAGTGCCTATCAAGAACATTTTAGGCCTGTAGGCCATGAAAACGAAAGGAACGACCTCTACCAACTCTACTATCTCTTAGTACACCTCAACCTTTTTGGAAGCTCGTACAAAGCCTCCGTTACGCAAATATTGCAGCGGTATTTTAAATAA
- a CDS encoding toxin-antitoxin system YwqK family antitoxin, translating into MEPITTPIGSLDIIAKNVDGKLKYCSPKGKALGGKYSISIRKEKERKQDYDGEGNDIPNTPFKGLKTDFNQLGSFVKGYKNGLWKTTFKNKLIKTENFKNGLLFGVYKVYDTNGNMLYNTNFGLNGDGRFKDFYYKSGILREEGSYKNGKKEGEWCYYDETGQSKTVKHYKEGVLQEK; encoded by the coding sequence ATGGAACCAATAACTACTCCTATCGGTTCCCTCGATATAATTGCAAAAAATGTTGATGGTAAATTGAAATATTGTTCCCCAAAAGGAAAGGCTCTAGGGGGGAAATATTCTATATCGATTCGAAAAGAAAAAGAGAGAAAGCAAGATTATGACGGGGAAGGAAATGATATTCCCAACACTCCTTTCAAAGGGCTGAAAACCGATTTTAATCAACTCGGGTCTTTTGTAAAAGGTTATAAAAATGGTCTTTGGAAAACCACCTTCAAGAATAAATTGATAAAGACCGAAAACTTCAAGAATGGCCTTTTGTTCGGAGTATATAAGGTTTATGATACCAATGGAAACATGCTCTATAATACCAATTTTGGACTAAACGGGGATGGCAGATTTAAAGATTTCTATTATAAATCAGGCATTCTAAGGGAAGAAGGGAGTTATAAAAACGGTAAAAAGGAAGGGGAATGGTGTTACTATGATGAAACAGGGCAATCAAAAACCGTTAAGCACTATAAAGAAGGTGTTCTACAAGAAAAGTAA